Proteins found in one Actinokineospora alba genomic segment:
- a CDS encoding substrate-binding domain-containing protein, with product MTNRGVNLNSMSVRRRALASLCGMSLVLAVSACSSGKETASAPAGQQQNTGKITIVYAQKQGDQEYFIGEAEGAKAKAAELGVDLKVVNLGNDANKAVTEVQNAINQKVSGVIVVVPDPSVGPQLVQLAKTAGVKLLTSDDQVCATGPDPTACPKEQLVPRIGFSGQQMGEQVGKRAGEDFKKAGWKPEETAIIEAWKQDVTVCTDRVKANQEAFKAAAGADVKIIEVGTDNTPSDAQSKISATVSGNRSVKNWIVMGCNDENVAGGVTAIQNSGYAADNIIGVGLGAYLACKEWRGGKATGFKAALFINGSDVGALAVQTLHDHIKNGTPMPAEAFAPTTMVDAANWEAAGVKCA from the coding sequence ATGACTAATAGAGGGGTCAACCTCAACTCCATGTCCGTCCGCCGCCGCGCCTTGGCGTCGTTGTGCGGGATGTCGCTGGTTCTGGCCGTGTCGGCGTGTTCTTCGGGCAAGGAGACCGCCTCGGCGCCCGCCGGGCAGCAGCAGAACACCGGCAAGATCACGATCGTCTACGCGCAGAAGCAGGGCGACCAGGAGTACTTCATCGGCGAGGCCGAGGGAGCCAAGGCCAAGGCCGCCGAACTGGGCGTCGACCTGAAGGTCGTGAACCTGGGCAACGACGCCAACAAGGCCGTCACCGAGGTGCAGAACGCGATCAACCAGAAGGTCTCCGGCGTCATCGTCGTCGTGCCGGACCCGTCGGTCGGGCCGCAGCTGGTGCAGCTGGCCAAGACCGCGGGCGTCAAGCTGCTGACCTCCGACGACCAGGTCTGCGCCACCGGCCCCGACCCGACCGCGTGCCCGAAGGAGCAACTCGTCCCGCGGATCGGCTTCAGCGGACAGCAGATGGGCGAGCAGGTCGGCAAGCGCGCCGGTGAGGACTTCAAGAAGGCGGGCTGGAAGCCGGAGGAGACCGCGATCATCGAGGCCTGGAAGCAGGACGTGACGGTCTGCACCGACCGGGTCAAGGCCAACCAGGAGGCGTTCAAGGCCGCCGCCGGAGCCGACGTGAAGATCATCGAGGTCGGCACCGACAACACCCCGTCCGACGCCCAGAGCAAGATCTCGGCGACGGTGTCGGGCAACCGCTCGGTGAAGAACTGGATCGTCATGGGCTGCAACGACGAGAACGTCGCAGGCGGTGTCACCGCGATCCAGAACTCGGGCTACGCGGCCGACAACATCATCGGCGTCGGCCTGGGCGCGTACCTGGCGTGCAAGGAATGGCGCGGCGGCAAGGCGACCGGCTTCAAGGCGGCGCTGTTCATCAACGGCAGTGACGTCGGCGCGCTGGCCGTGCAGACGCTGCACGACCACATCAAGAACGGCACGCCGATGCCCGCCGAGGCGTTCGCGCCCACGACGATGGTGGACGCGGCCAACTGGGAAGCAGCGGGCGTCAAGTGCGCGTAG